One Perca flavescens isolate YP-PL-M2 chromosome 5, PFLA_1.0, whole genome shotgun sequence genomic window, agtgagagggggagagagagagagagagagagagagagagagagagagagagagagagagagagagagagagagagcaccgGTTCATTAACTCTTCCAGCCCCCCTCCAATGAAACCGCACCTTGTTCCCAAGAGCGCCATCCACCAACACAGTAAGTCCGCCGTCGTCGCTTCACTCTCATCGTGTGTGGGTTAACTCAGAGATGGTTAGGGATAGCTTGGTAGCCGTGTCGGGACGAGAAGTTCACAATGTGGTCTCCCTCGTGCCTCCAAAGTGGGTGACGGGGCTCGTGGTGTGAGGGCGAAGGAGGTAAACGGAGTGCTGTGGGACATAAGACGTGTCGACCACAGTGGAAAGAGCCTCCGAGTGGGAATGCCCCATCACCTCTCACAGTAGTGGAGGGTGAAGTCTTTGGAGAGCTGCTTCTCCCCTAAACTCCACGGCTCCAGCTCAAACTTGTTCCCCATGTCCTCCTCGTGTtcgtcgtcctcctcctcttcctcctcgtaGTGGCTGGGCTCCTCGATGGAAGTCTCCAGGTGGTAGCAGTAGGGCTGACCCTCGGTGTACTCGTAGATAGTCGGCAAACTGCTCTTCAGGCTGCAGCGCCGGCGCAGCGCCACCAGCAGCGCCTGAGGCATAGTGAAGATGTCCACGTTGTTGCCCAGGTCGATCCAGGCCAGGCTGGAGAACATCTTGGGGTCTTTGAGCATCTCGGTGAGGTCTTTGAGGATAGCCAGCGTGAGGCAGTTGCCGTTGAGAGCCAGGGTGCTGAGTTTGGGCAGCGAGGCCAGAAGAGGCAGGAGGATCTTCAGGCTGTCGTCCTGGAGCTCGGTGAAGCTGACGTCCACGGCCATCACGGTGTCTCTGTTGTTCTGGAGGTAGAAGGCGACTTGACGGACATCTCGGGTGGACAGCGGGACGCCGGACAGGTCCACCGAGTCACTGGACAGCTTCTTCTGTAGGGTTGTCTTGAGACTGTTGAATATAATGAAGAGACAGAGTTGGATTACTTAGATGACTCTTTGACACGAAACTACACTAAACTAGTTTTCGGTTTTAGCTGGAGGGTGAAAGGATGTGACTTGGGAACAAGGCCCTGGTTTTATGTTGTGTTTCCTGTGTTGTATAAAAGAGGGGGTGACTGGGCCTGCGTGGAGCGGAAGGCTGACACAGGGACTCCAGCATGAGGATTTACTAGTGTAAACAGAGGAGCCAAAACATCCGAACGAGCCAGCAGCTTTAGTCTAAAGCTCTGACAGCCAGGAGCACACAGAGCTCCTTACAGCACAGGGCCAGAACACTTCAAAGATAAACTATGATGTGTTCTAGAAAAAGATAAAACAGAACAGGAATAGAAGATTCTTGGCCACCATATTTATAAGACAGGAACGGAAAGAGATTCATCTTTTGGGAATGCTTTGTTAGGATGATGTTATTATCACAGCAAAGAAGCCATGGTTGCTACCATGCTTCTTTTTAAGTTAGCGACATGTCTCTGAAACTTGTTGACATATTCGGTGAAATCTGTTGTATTTTTAAAGTTAGGCAAAGGAACAATGGTTAGTTTTTGTGTGGATCTGAAGTGCAGATCCTATAATATGTTTTTTCTAACATTGATAAATAAGGCATTTTTGAACATTTAAACTATTTTCATTAACTACTGCATATACTTGATTGAAATAATCTCTCAGGTGCATGAttgttggtaacactttatgaTCAGGTTCCACAACATATGCTTAAGTAATGCTTAACTAATGCATGATGGTGAATGAATTCCTATTGCTCACCATTAATAAATGATCAAGTTACTCTGACTTTATTCACACTTAGGATCCTTGTTTGGTGATCCATTGAGTCATACATTATTTCATACATTAATCTAGAGCCTTTGGCACCACATGAGTTGGAATGCTGTTACATAGCACATACAAGCATTTGATCAGCCTATCTGAACGCAAAAGGAGGATGAAATGGATTAAATGTAGAGAGTGGAGAAGTGGAGTGTTGCAAAGACATTTAGCATGTGCCAGTTGACAAATCAGAGGAGAATGGACCAACATATCAAACGTGAAATATAGagtgagaaataaaaaaaaactgggtaATAATGTCGTGTCAGGATCGGATTGGACCTTGTCAACATTACTGAATATTGTTCCTGTTGATCAGTGGGTCATTTAGCAACATGTACATGTTTGCATCTGACAAAAAGTCAGATTTCTATAAGAATATGTTTGTTTCTGCTT contains:
- the lrrc75ba gene encoding leucine-rich repeat-containing protein 75B, giving the protein MGSRLSRQSSLDNENFSKKRRKLLDGTGESECRGSRGGGDFLFALMLKSDKLPGMLRRTNHSPYVRRVAWIKEIQKLLRDRRIEQATDVLKLLRKDLGLEGASLNDILYKNAAFLNLVDPISHELLLSLAREMQCPKKDADTIKSSDKICRQLIYHLTPHSKWLRQSMSRRKSQACLKTTLQKKLSSDSVDLSGVPLSTRDVRQVAFYLQNNRDTVMAVDVSFTELQDDSLKILLPLLASLPKLSTLALNGNCLTLAILKDLTEMLKDPKMFSSLAWIDLGNNVDIFTMPQALLVALRRRCSLKSSLPTIYEYTEGQPYCYHLETSIEEPSHYEEEEEEDDEHEEDMGNKFELEPWSLGEKQLSKDFTLHYCER